GAAAGACGACGACGGCGAGTCCGAGTGGAAAGAAGTGGACGCCTGAGTCGAGACACGTCGCTCGTGGTTTCGGACGTATTTTCGTTTCTTTCGGACAGGTATATATTCGTTAGGGAATGGTTTAGTTATCCGTAGTGGCGAGGGCCGAACAGCACCGCGAACGGGAATCGGCGACGGGAAGTTACGTCGGGCTTGAACCCAGAAATCACAGTAGGGTCGAGTCCGAGACGCCCGCGACGGCGACGAAGAGTTACGTCAGGCTTGAACCAATCACGACCGCACAGCACCGCAACCGCCACCGCGGGCCACACCCTCCCCAACCGATTCCTTCGTTCGCTCCCTCCGGTCGCTTACTCAGTCATCCCTCGCGCGGTCGGACGCGACACGCAAGCGGTCGCGTCCGCGCGCGCCGGGTTGGATGTTTCACGAGCGCGCAGAAAGAGACAGTTGGCCGGAGACCAAAAATCTCCGACGACCGCCGAAAATCCGCCCGGAACCTAGTTCCCGCCGAGGACTCGCTTGAACAGCGTGAACGTGAGCAGAGTGAAGAACAACCCGTTCAACATCCCCTGACTCGCCGCCAGAATCTTCGCGGCCCACCCGACCGGGCCGATGTCGCCGTAGCCGATGGTACTGAAACTGATGTAACTGTAGTAAAGCCCCTCGAACAGCGTCGTGGAGGGTTGGGCGGCGTCCCAGATGACGCCCGCTTGGGTCTGTAGCGGACCGCCGAGGACGTAGAGAACGCCGAACAGCGCGGGCAACAGGAACGTCAACACCGCGATTCGGGGCAGTCGGTTGCCGTACCCGCAGGTGAACTGCATGAAGAAGTTGAGACCTACGCTCGCGCCCTTCCGGAGTCGGCCCCACACGTCAAGCGAGTACTCGTGGAGAACGATGTCCACGTTCTTCTTGCGGTTGTAGAAGTACCGCTTGAACTCGAACTCCCGCATCGCGGGCGTGTCGCCCACCGCGTTGGCGCTGTCTTGAGCCTTCCGGTAGGTCTCTTCGATGACTTCGTTGGTCATCTCCACGTCGTAGCGACCCGACGACTCGTCGCCGAGGAAGTCGTGGACGTTCCAGTCGTTGCGTTCGAGGTAGGCGTGGTGGTTGCTGAAGTCGAAGTGGTCGAAGTCCGTAAGGCAGAACCGGAAGTGGTCCAGCAGTTGGTGTTGGTTGCCCTCGCTCTCCAGATTCAGGTCGCCGAGGGTCGCCTTCGTCAGGTCGTAGAGGACCACGCTGTCGGCGGTTATCACGACGCTTCCGCCACAGAGCGTGGCCTCGGTCAAATCGACGTACGTGTCGCCGCTCCCGCCCGCGACTATCCGGAACTCGACGCCCTTGTGGAACTCGGCGGTCCGGAAGTTCCCCTCGTCGTGGAACGTCACGTCCCGGAACGACCCGTTGGTGAAACTCGCGGCCTCGAAGTCCGCGGTCGCCTCGAACGTCACCTCGTCGAACGACGCGTTCTCTTCGAGATGTTTGGCCTCGCCCTCGAAGACGACGCCGCGGAAGATGGCCGCGTCGTGAAACGCCGCCTCCCTGAAACTCGCGTCCTCGCGGAACCGGGCTTCCGTGAACCGGACGCGCGACCGGAACGTCGCCCCCACGAAATCGGCGTCGCCGTAGAACTGGGCTTCGACCGCCTCCACGTCGCCAGCGAACGTACTCCCGTCGAACGTCACGCCCTCGCGGAACTCCGAGCGCTCGAGGTTGGCGAGACCCGAGATTTCGATGCGGTGGCAGTCGGCCCGCGCGTCGAACACCGCCCGGTCGAGGTTGAACTCGCCTTCGAAGGTAGCGTCCTTGAAGTCGGCGAACCGGAAGCGCGCGAGTTTGAAGTCGGCCTCGCCCTCGAAGCGCGCGCCCTCGAAGGTCACGTCGTCGTTGGTCGTCCGACTGCCGCCGTTGAACTCGACGCCGCGGAACTCCGCCAGCGCCTTGAACCGGGCGTCCTCGAAGCAGGCGTCGTCGTGGAAGCGGGCCTCGTCGAAGTCGGCCATCCGGTCGAAGACGACGCCGCCGAAGCGGGTGTCGCCCTCGAACTCGACGTGTTCGAAGTCCGACGCCGCGTGGAACGTCGTGTCCTCGAAGGTGACGTACTGGAACGTCGCCTGCCGGAAACTCGCGTCGTCGCGGAACTCCACCCCGGCGAACGAGATGTGGTCGTCCAAGACGTGGCTGGTGCCTGTCGTCTCGACGTTCCGGAAGTGGGCCACGTCGTGGAACGTCGCGCCCTCGAAACTCGTGTCGTCGGTGAACGTCGTCTCGTCGCAGTTCACTTCTCCGTGGAAACTCGCGCCGACGAACGACACGTCCTCGCGGAAGGTGGTCTCGTAGGCCGAGAGGGTTCCTTCGACCGACAACTGGTCGCCGTCGAGGACGCCGCCGATGGTCGCGCCCTCGAACTTGAGTGTGCCGACGGTGGCACCCCGGAGGTTCAGACCCTGTTCGAGGCGGCCATGAGTGATGTCGAGTCCGTCGATGTCGGCGTACTGGAAGTTGAGGACGTGGTTGGTCCCGCCGTTGATGTCCTGATAGGTCAGCGAGAGATGCGGGAGGTTCGCGCCGACGTACTCGTTGGCGCGAACGTCGTCGGATTCGAGGTTCCGCTTGAGTCGCGCTACGATGTCCTCGGCGGTCACGTCGTTGCTGGCCCGTTCGTCGCGGGACATGTGGAACCGGCAGTAGTCGCTGTCGCCGTGGGCCTCGTGGGGGCACTCCCACGTCGTCTGGAGGCGCGCGTCGGTGTGCCTCGCCGGGTCGAACGTGTACTGACAGGTCGTCGTCGCGTCGGCGGCCGAGCGTTCTTCAGTTCGTGCCATGGGTGGAGTCGGGTGGCCGAGCGGCCGGGGGTCGGTTGGCGGGCGATTCGAGGGGGGTTGTCACACGTACCGTCATTGCTCACCCCTCCGATATATAGATTCGGTCTCTTCCGGCCGGAATCCAACCGCGAAGCGTCGTCACTTCAACACGTCCTTTCGCTCGCGCTCGGTGAGACTCGCGTCGAAGGCGCTCCGCGAGCAGTGTTCGCACTCCTTGGCGGGGTTGGTGCTTCGGTCGTAGGTCTTGACCGGGCGGCCGAACACGAACAGGGCTTCCATCTGGTGGCGTTCCACGATGGCGTCGGCGGGTTCGCCGCAGTTGGGACACCAGTCGTCGCCCTCCGCGGGAACCTGATACGTGACCTTCCGGCGGCCGAACCCGGCGCGGTCGAACGCCTCGTCTTTCGATGTCTCGATGAGGTCCTCAACGGGATAGGGTTCGGAAATCACCTCGTTGTCGAACCCGGTGTCGGCGACTACCTCGCTGTCGAGGTACGCCCCGACCCTGACGGTGTTGTCGTACCCCAGCAGGTAAACCGAGACGCTGGCGCTCCGGCCCGTAATCTCGATTTCGTGGTCGCGGCCCACGACGTACACGTCGAGGTCGGTCCGAGCCTTCTCGACGCTGACCTCGTGGTCTGCGCCCGCGACCCGGACGCCCGCGTCCGGGTCGCTGGCACTGCCCGACTGCTTCCACCCGGTGAGCGACACGTCGTAGTCGTCGGGGTCGCGGGGCAGTGCCACGTCGTCGGCGTAGACGTTTTCGGGGCCGACCACCGAGAGGTCGCCGCCCGAAGTTTCGGCCGAGACGAACACGTCTTCGGCGTCCGCCACGATTGCGTCGCCGGTCACGCCGCCGGGTTCGGCGTACCCGTCTTCGAGGTTTCCCCGGACGACCGTCTCGGGGTCGCCCACGTCGGCGTCGCCGGTGGGTTGGTGAGTGAAGACGTATTCGGGGTTCCGGAGTTCGAGGTCGCCCTCGACGCTTCCGGTCCGGAGGTACACGTCCTCGGGGTCCCGGACTTCGACCGGGGCGTCTTCGTGGCCGGTGAGCGTTACGTCGCCGTCGTAGGTCTCTGCGGTGTGGTCGGTCATGATGAATCGGTGGTGTGTCAGTCGTCTGTCGGTCGGAGAGCGGTCGAAGTCGGTTCGTCCGTTCGCGTCGGTTCGTCCGTTCGCTCGTCTTTCGCGCGCTCGCGTGCGGGAGACAATATGGTATACGTGTAAACCGCAATCCCGTGTTCGGGGTAGGTGTGGTAGGTCTCGTAGGTCGCCTCATCGCCCGCGGGCGACCCGGCGGACGGGACCGACGCGTCGGTCCCGTCCGCCTCGCCGAGTTCGATGGTCGTCCACGCGTCCGGGCCGAACCGGAAGGCGGCGTCGGCCCCCTCGGGACCGGGGAACGCCTCGATTGGCCGGACCTCGGCGCTGGTCTCGACCCGGAGGCGGTCGTTCTCGAACGCGAAGTTGCGCTCGACGCCGCGCCGGAGCGGTGTTTCGGCGGTCGAGTCGCCCGAAATCGGCTTGCACGAACAGACCTCGTGGAATCCCAGCGCCGGGACGCCGACGTAGTGGGACTCGCCGATAATCGTCAGCGCCGCGGGCGCGCCGAGCAGTTCGCTCGGGACCACGCGCTTCACGTCGAACACCTCCAGATTCGGCTCGCTGGCGGCGTACGCGAAGTAGAGTCGGGATGCGTGTTGCGATGACATTGGTGTTGGTGGTCGGTCGTCAGGTATCTACGATGATGTCGTAGTTCGGGTCGAACAGCGAGTTGACTTCGACGCCGCGGTAGCCCGGAATCGCGCGCCACCGCAGGTCGCGGTAGCGGTCGGCGTAGCGCCGGACGTACTCGGTGGCGCGGGCCGAATCGGGGTCGGGGAACGGCGCTCGCTCGCCGGGCGCGAGGACGTAGAACTGCTCTACGCGCTCTACGTCGCCGTCGCGGTCCACGTCCTCCCACGCCCAGTAGGGCGCGTAGCGGTCGAACCCGGCCGCTCGGACCGTGTTCAGGTACGCCTTGTGGTGCTGGGGGTAGCCGTACTGGGAGTAGGCCCACGCGACCACCGCGCCGTCTGGTTCGAGGTGCCGCCGGAGCGACCCGTAGAACTCCTTGGAGTAGAGCTTGAGCAGGTCGTCGTCCGTCGCGCCGGGGATGTCGAGCAACACGAGGTCGTAGGTCTCGTCGGTGTTCTTGAGGTAGGCGTAGCCGTCGCCGACCGTGGTGTTCAGTCGGTCGTACTCGTAGGCGTCGTCGTGCCAGCGCGCGAAGAACGAGTCGTTTCGCGCGTGGGCCATGAACTCGGCGTCCAAGTCCACGTGGTCCACGCTCACGTCGTACTTCCGGAGGTGGTCGATGGCTATCCAGTCGCCGCCGCCGACGACGAGGACGTTCGTCTCCGGTCCGCGGTCGTACATCGACATCGGCACGTCCACGAGTCCCCGGTGGTAGGAGTCGGCCCAGCTCTCGCAGAGTTGGACCGCGGTGCCGAGTCGGAGGCACTGCTCGGTCTCGCCGGGGAAGTAAGGGTTCGCTCCGCTTCCGGTCCACGTCCGGTCGTAGCGGACGACGTGCTGGTACTGGGTGGTCCACTGGCTGGTGATTTCGGCGTCCATCGCGCCCTTCGCGTACTCGGACTCTATCTGCTGTTCGAGG
Above is a genomic segment from Halorussus caseinilyticus containing:
- a CDS encoding pentapeptide repeat-containing protein, with protein sequence MARTEERSAADATTTCQYTFDPARHTDARLQTTWECPHEAHGDSDYCRFHMSRDERASNDVTAEDIVARLKRNLESDDVRANEYVGANLPHLSLTYQDINGGTNHVLNFQYADIDGLDITHGRLEQGLNLRGATVGTLKFEGATIGGVLDGDQLSVEGTLSAYETTFREDVSFVGASFHGEVNCDETTFTDDTSFEGATFHDVAHFRNVETTGTSHVLDDHISFAGVEFRDDASFRQATFQYVTFEDTTFHAASDFEHVEFEGDTRFGGVVFDRMADFDEARFHDDACFEDARFKALAEFRGVEFNGGSRTTNDDVTFEGARFEGEADFKLARFRFADFKDATFEGEFNLDRAVFDARADCHRIEISGLANLERSEFREGVTFDGSTFAGDVEAVEAQFYGDADFVGATFRSRVRFTEARFREDASFREAAFHDAAIFRGVVFEGEAKHLEENASFDEVTFEATADFEAASFTNGSFRDVTFHDEGNFRTAEFHKGVEFRIVAGGSGDTYVDLTEATLCGGSVVITADSVVLYDLTKATLGDLNLESEGNQHQLLDHFRFCLTDFDHFDFSNHHAYLERNDWNVHDFLGDESSGRYDVEMTNEVIEETYRKAQDSANAVGDTPAMREFEFKRYFYNRKKNVDIVLHEYSLDVWGRLRKGASVGLNFFMQFTCGYGNRLPRIAVLTFLLPALFGVLYVLGGPLQTQAGVIWDAAQPSTTLFEGLYYSYISFSTIGYGDIGPVGWAAKILAASQGMLNGLFFTLLTFTLFKRVLGGN